The window AAATATGGATAAGATATTCTCACCTGCATGTTAATCAGGGTATGGTTGCAGCAAACTGATATGTTCTCTTCAGACCAAAAGAGCTGGCATGCCACAGCCCAAAATATAAAAAAGTTTGTACCAGGCCCTCTTACCAAAGGTTGAGGGTTCGAAATCTCAACTGACACACTTAATAAGGTGTCGGCCAGCCTAACTGATAAAGACTTTGACAATATATCATAAGATCCTAGGTTCGAATCCAGCCTTCGCCACTTACCctttgaatatatatacatatatatatacatatatatatatacatatatatatacatatatatatatacatatatatatacatatatatatatacatatatatatacatatatatatatacatatatatatacatatatatatatacatatatatatatatatgtatgtatatgtatatatatatatatatatatatatatatatatatatatacatatacatacatatatatatatatatatatatatatatatatgtatatatatatatatatatatatacatatatatacatatatattcaacATCAAGATCACACATGTCAAACTACAACATGTTCTCAATGTCATTGGAGTGTGATTGAATTCCAAAAGAGTAAGAGTGCATGCTGCCCAGCTAGTATTCTCCAGTTGACAATTATTGTTTTCATTCATTTGCAATAATATCTTAAGAGGGATTTAAAATCAAAAGAGGGAGAACAAATAGCTGGCAATCTCTGCGAAATGGAATTGTAATACAATTTATATTACCTAAAAAATGACATCATATGACACATCAAAATAAGCACCCACAACCagcaaaaatgagaagaaaaaaatcATAGGCCCAAAAAAGTTATGATAATAGTTCTCCAAAGGACACTAATAGTAGACACTTTATGAACATGCTTAACAGATACccgtgaaaaaaaaagaaacaaatttgcTTACAGAGGGAAACTATAACCATGGGTTATTTGAGTCCTCCAACAAGATCTTCATATCAGATACAGATATTATGTGGGGTCTCTGAACTCTCCATCAATAACACTAAGTTCTTGAATAATCCAAAGATCAGTGCTGCTAAAACTTGTCTCCTTATTGCTTCcctcttttaagaatttaaaGAATATCAGCTTACACAATCATCAGTCTCCTGTCCTGAAAGCATCATGTGATTTTAATGAGACCTTCTTCTGTTGTGTAGAGAAGGAGCACACCCTTCGAAAAAATCAGACAGAGAAATCTCAAGGTCCTCAACCGAGTACTTAATGTACATCTCGGGGTGTCTCCCATTCTCTATATGTAGCCGGAACCGGCCAAGAAAAGACCGGTACGCTGGCAACAACTTCTCCGAGATTGAAATCCTCAACTCCTCTCTCAGCTGGGTGTCTGGCACATACCAAGTCGCTTGGGTTTTATGAGCCTCATCGAAAGCAGCATTGAAAGCTTTGAACCTCTCCCGCAAAGTGGACTTAGAGACGCCTGATGAGAAGCTTCCACTAACATGAATCCCCTCATCTCTCAAGCAGTGAAGGATTCTCATCCACGTGGCCCTCTGGTAGCTCGTCGCAGACAGCCGGAATTTCCCGGTGAGCTTTCTTAAGTAGTCATCACCAATCATTTCCCGGAGCTCAGGTGAGTCCTTCACCTTGTGGACGATATAGTGGACGTTGTTCATTAAGAATAGGTGGGAGAGGGCATTATCCTTGTAAAGGTTCGCCTTGTTCTCGAGATTGTGCTCAAGAACAACTATGATCCAGATCAGGTGGGCGGCGAGGGGAGTCTGGTTCTCGGACACCGGGAAATCAAGCTCTGGCACCGCAGCACCAGCAGCTGCGAGATCATCACCAGAGAACCGGGAGCTCGCAGATGGCCTTGTAACTATGAGCTCGATGAGCGTCGGCTTGTAATCTGAGATGAGGCTGATGTAGTTCATCACGTAGCGAGTAAGGGGATGGATTGTGCCGCCAGGCACCGGTGTCTTGGGTGGATCTCGAAATACTGCGTTCTCAAACTCGGAGAGGATGCCACGGACGGCCTCCGCGAGCCGGGAGAGGATCTCAGTGGCCTGGGTGTAGATGGACTCGGCAGACTTGGATAGGAACACGACGGCGATGTCCGGGAGGAGGTCAGAGATGGTGTCGTGGAGGTCGAGGATCTTGAAGAGCTTCTCCGGTGACCGGCGACCGATGCTGATGGCCTCGGCGAATCCAAAGAGCTGGATGGACGCGCCCTTGACAGTCTCAATGAAAGGGGCGTCATCGGCGATGCCAAGGCCCTCAAAGATGTGCTCGCAGAGGCGGCGTTCGCTGGCGAAGATGATCCGGACACAGACCCGGGCAGCGCGAATCCAGCGCCGTATCTTGGCCTCAAGGGCGTCCCACTCGAGACGCTGGACCTCACCGATGCTGAGCTTCTCCACGCCGAGATTCCGGAAGCACACGTCCACCGCCGCCTTCCGGGCGCCGGCGTACACCTGGACGCACTCCCGGCCGTACCCGGCGGCGATCATCCGCTCCGCGATGCTCCGGAGGTCATCGACCGCGTCAGCCGGCAGCAGATCGATCTCCCGGATGCTCCTCGTCGACCGTATGCTGCTCCGCCGTATGCTGCTGCTCGCCCCCACCGAATCTGACGAAAaggcctctccctctccaccaccgtctccgccgccgccgccctcggCGTCAGACAGATCGCCGTACCCGTCCATGGAAGCCGAGCTATTCAACGAGAGCGAGCTCAGATCGACGAGCGCGTCGACCTCGACCTCGTTGGCCCGGGTTAGCAGCAGGTTGCGGAACTCGTCCTCCAGCCGCGCCATGGCGATTTGGATCGCGTTCTCCGAGGAGGAGtgcgacgaggaggaggacgatCTCCGGGGGCTTCCGACGATGACCGGGTCCTTGATGGAGCGTCGGAGCTCATCGACGGCGCGGAGGTACCTCTCGGCGTCGGAACGGTCCGCGCCGTCGAAAATCATCCGCTCGTCCGCGGCGGAAGACGCGGTCGAGTCCCACCGCATGATCAGCTTCTCCGCCGCCTCCAGGTCCCCCTCCGCCGCCGCTCCTCCTCCAGATCCGTCCATGGGGAAGCGATAGGGTTCCACGGTCTCCGCTCCGATAGGGCGAGTTGTGTGTTTCGTGGTCGCGGAAGGCGGCTTCAGCTGCTGCTGCTTTGGTCTCTTTCGCGTGTCTTAATCGTTTCGAAGAGAGCGACTTTGACTTCTTGCGCTGGTATAGAATATTCCGGTGGGGCGACGGCACACGGGACCTGGGAGTCCCAACTCGTGCGCCGCTGATCGGAGGGCCAGAATGGCGCCACGTGGTGATGATGATCCGGTGTGAGGCTGGTGCAGCGTGGGGTGTCGGTATGCACGCCCCAGCACCGCGGACATCGGGCTCGTGCGGTGAAACCGTGTCGGAGAGCGTGCGGCCAACGGAGGAGAGGACGGTGATAAGAGGCAGAATCTCGATTTCTGGCCGTCCGATGGGAATATAGCCATCGGGGGTCGGGCTCTCACTTCGGACCGTGGTCACGGGACACCGCAGCGGTGAGTCGTGACACGAGAATCGCACCCGCGAAGAGGAGGGAGGACCGACGGTGAGCGAGTGGGACCGGGGGTTTGGGAAACGCGGGTTGGTGGCTGTTTCGGTAGTTTGGGGGTTAGGAAAACGGCGACTTGCCTGGGTGGCGATTAGCTGGCGCATCTGGCGTTGGGTTACAGCGCGCCGCTCATTTGTCGCCAGGTGGCTCCTCCTGGCCGAGGATGAGGATTCCTGCATGTTATTCTGATTAGGAGAAAATTACTATTTAAGTGAACTATGGTACTGTATGAACGGAGCCCAAATCGTATAGGCATAGTAGAggcaaattaattaattatatatatatatataaaccttaCATAATGCAAACATGTGGTACATAATATTCTTTGATTTTAAGGATTTCAATTACCATTAAGAGATAAATCCTTTTGGAGGCAGGCCTTGGATCATATACTTCTGTTGAAAACTAAGAATAAAGAAGACAGCAGCGTCCACCCAATGTCCATaatagttgctgaagaaggagatgAGATGACAGGAGTTGAATGAGTGTGTGTGCGCTCTTCACAACTACTTGTTTTGTGGTACTTTGTCTTAAATGAGTGTGTTTGTGAACCATCTCCATCTCTGGTTGGAGGTATGGCATGACTAATTCAACcggttatttttaattttacttttatgtttcaatatatatgtatatatcttttgtaagtattattttaataatattttggaGGATGAATCTTAATATATTGATATACTATTTTTTTATCCGAATGATTAGTGTTTGAACATAAAAATAATTCTTTAGTAATTAAAAGTTTGTGATAGAAGCATAAAACCTGATattgtattattattataaaaaaattaatatcaaaaattaaaatcaaataacgataAATTAGATTTAGGATGTATATCTTTCGATATCATTCAGAAACTCTTTACATGATCTATAAAAACATCATGATCGGATCTAAAAGTCATAACGATAATGATatctgatttaaaaagaaaactagaTTCACTTTCTTATCTCTTCCTATTCTTCGTAGGACTACTATGAGTGATAGATTAGACCTAAAGAAGATTGAGAATATATTTGTAATCTTAATAACTGATTATATTGTACCCAAGAGGTTCTGTCCTTTATAAATAAGAATAAAGGATTTAGAATGGTAATTAGGAAAGTCCCTCCTATCAAGGTTATATCAtaagaaatcttataataaaaattttctttctattggttaataaatatcatAGAAATCTaatcagatctataatatatcttacataattagatatagtcacataatctaatattcttcTACTTGACCCaataagatttaaaaaaaatttaatcaaaataaataaaataaaattttatttaaagtaactttatctaattagattctaaacatttttaaaaatattttatacgttgtcatgaattttaaaacaaaTCAAGCAAAGGTGGGCTTGTCATTTTCATGTAGCACCTTAAAGTATCGTTGGGAAGGACTAGCACATTAGGGCATTTGTCATGCTATAGAGGGTCATTTAAGCATAAAAAGCAACCATATGCTTCTTTGGGTCAGTGCTATTATCGAATGATTCTAATATAGAGAGGCGAAAGCTTAGGGGATCGATCCCTTTGGATCTTTTGTATTCTATACCAGCTAATTGATTCCAATATCGAGAGGTGACCTTATGTGCCCTTTGTGTGCTCCTCTCCTTTGCTAAGGTGGAACTCCGACGTATATTGTAATATACTATTCCTACTTTTATTCTCATCCTACATGCATATTTGGAATAGGATACAACCTTTATATTTACTTATGTTGTCAATAATAACATAGTGGGAAGGGGGGCCAATTCGGAACCTATTAACTTACGAAACAAaatgatgttgaatcttggattttgacgatgaaatcaattgatgagtttatgatctaatatacgttttgagtgacgtatgattaaatttgattagaaaaggtaaatcgattaaagcatgatgaatcaaacgttgggctagagtgaaaaatgccagaagattggatgttgagccggaggatcggtcgacgtattggtagaaggctttgtgccataaGTTTGGGTATCAAgccagaaggatcggacattacgccaaggagatcagatattacagaggtcaacatgccaattaggTAATACGTCGTAAGAGAGGTTGATGTGCcaaaaggatcggatgaagcaccgaatgaaccaatAATATGTTGGACAACATAGAATTCGTGTTTATAATCGTgtgtgtctagatcaagttagttaggtctaattgagttagttttaggataaaacaatgtcaactcaattaggggccaattgggcctgaattagaGCTGAATTGGGCATattatttggcccattcagtgtccTGTAGTAGGGTTTGGTGgtggtactgttgaatctcggattttgatgatgaagtcaattgtcatttgttgtctcatctatgtgttgagataagtgtgcaggattaactacgatgaaagttagacaagcagcaggagttgcgctggagtcaagatcatgatcacgttgggagttcgagagttcgacggaagttcggatagtcgtcggaggttctgcgagaacagatccgagaagtccaaaagcttgccaagcgaagctcgtcgaaactcgccaagtggatcgtcacaaagtccaggagtttgccggaagtccgcaaaagaatcaccgagggttcatcggatgatcgacggaagttcgccggaagaagcgattgacgcatcggagcaaagctgcagaaattgtcttagatttaatcgtagttagcacgttgattaagttggaaaatgggaggtgatcccattagcttaatcttggggcaattgggcccctgaaaagattgaaattgggccgaatggagctaaccattcggaccctgattgcaccaggaggtgcaaccgcctaggccaggaggtggcaccgcctgggctaagtctcccagcgagactgggcggtgcaaccgccccagccaggaggtgcaaccgcctgagctcagtcttcgagctagactgggcggtgcaacctccctgacagagaggtagcaccgcatgagctcagtcttcgagctagactgggcggtgcaacctccctgacagagaggtagcaccgcctgagctcggtcttcgagctctagcagagaggtgcaaccgcccctgacagagaggtgcaaccgcctgggctcagtctccgagctctgccaggcggtgcaacctctccagtcaggaggtgcaaccgccttatcccggaattccgggatttgatcgttttgagctccaaatttgaactgggttggggcctataaataccccacccattcagcacagaaattacatagacatacaccgaaatcttgattctttctgtgattctaagagctcaaaattgttgtaaagcctttaagtctcctccttctgttctttaagcttctgaattgtaaaagtgaggagagaaaggttctgtaagggttgtctcctgagcccatcaaaaggagtgaaactgtaaaagggcagttggccttcgcccattgaaggaaggcagctagttgacgtcggtgacctcgtcggaggaggaagccaaaagtggagtaggtcaagactgaccgaaccactctaaatctctggtttgcttttatttcgagtaccttatcattacaacaaacctcctacataactactgctctctgcgcctttacgaacaagttctaagtgctgatcttttcgaatctgcattcagacgtaaatctgtgtttttcgtacgatcagcttatgtttgtgttttgattctgcaaaactgtcttctgcgctttttataaactagcttctaagtttagatccctttgaaactattttagacgcaaactacgtttagacgtaaaactgcgtttagacgcaaactgtgtttagacgtaaaattgcgtttaaacgtaaactgcgcaaattgtgtttaaacataaaactgtgttttagacgtaaacttcttttaaacgtaaaactacgtttagacgtaaaattgcgtttagacgtaaactgtgtttagacgtaaaactgcgtttagacgtaaactgagtttagacgcaaaactgtgtttagacgcaaactgtgtttagacgtaaaactgcgtttagacgtaaactgagtttagatgcaaaactgcgtttagacgtaaaactgtgtttagacgcaaaactgcgtttagacgtaaactgtatttagacgcaaactcagtttagacgtaaactgtgcttagacgtaaactgcgcttaatcttaagtaatcttagaatcggcttttacatcgaaatcgtttttatcggacgaacgtagctttcgtttttaaatcgctgaaagatttccgttgcactaattcaccccccctcttagtgctctcgatcctaacaattggtatcagagcgaggttaactctctaacggattaaaacccaagagagatggcaaacgccggaaaccaagaggggcattctattacacgtccacccatgttcaatgggacggactacacctactggaagacccgaatgaggatctttcttatttctatggattttgaactgtggaaccttgttgaaaacggattttcaaagtcttctcttctaatgatcgattggaatgaattggaaaagaaggctttcgctcttaatgcaaaggctatgaatgccttattttgcgcacttgataaaaacgagtttaatcgtgtttcaacttgcgaaactgcatttgatatttggcacacacttgaagtgacccacgagggcacaagtagagtgaaagagtcaaaaatcaatcagttgttgcattcttttgaacttttccgaatgaaaccgagtgaaacctttggcgacatgtttactcgtttcacggatgtcgtcaacggtctgaaaggactcggaaaaagtttttcggattttgaactcgtaaataagatactaagatcccttcctaagagttgggatcctaaagtcactgctattaaagaggcaaaagatctgcgcaacttccctcttgaagaactaatcgggtcattaatgacctacgaaatgacttgtaaagctcatgaagagcaagaagacatccttccaaagaacaggaaggatatggcactcaaaacttttgaatgccacttgagagaaaactcaagtgatgaggactgtgatgatgacttggcacttttaacaagaaagtttaaaaagttctttaaaagaaacaagtttaagaatgatgcgaaaaataaacttgaacccaagaaggaccaagtgatctgctatgaatgcaaaaagccgggacactacaagagtgattgtccccaagtcaaaagaagaacatcaaagaagaaggcgcttcaagcaacatgggacgactcaagcgcgtccgaagaagaggagaccaacaccgagcaagttgctcattacgccctaatggccatcgaagatgaggtaacaaattcattagatgcagatttatcattcgatgaattattaaatgctttccatgaattgtttgatgagtgtaagactattagtggtaaatacaaattgctaaaaaaggagtatgatagtcttatttacaagtttgataagttaaatgctgaacatagtgatagtttaaactcatgcataaaatgccatgatctagaaacttttcaaaaagaaaacttgctacttaaggacacgttgaagaaattcgaggttggtagcaagtcattaaacattatccttacaaacaagggtcatgttcccaaaagaagtgggattggatttgtgaggagtcctcaccaaaatccaactaccttcgtaaaaggccccatcttacatgttagacatcaaagcaaatgcaacttttgttgtaagtttggacacaggacgcattattgtccattcaggaaaattagtccaaacaaattgatttgggttcctaaaggaaccatgacaaattctatgcaacatgatagaaaatgtagatctatttgtgaggaacccaaaagcaaatgggtacctaaacatcatcctttcttgtagaaaactaaaccatcgcaagctaggagcaagagatggtaccttgatagtggatgctcaaggcatatgaccggagatccatcccaattctctaagctcactagcatagacgaaggatatgtcaccttcagagacaacaacaagggtaaaatcattggcaaaggaaccataggtaacaaatccaacttctctattgaagatgttttgctagttgatggtctaaaacataacctcttgagcattagtcaattgtgtgataaaggatatattatcagatttgaatctaatgcttgcatcattgaaaaacca of the Musa acuminata AAA Group cultivar baxijiao chromosome BXJ2-10, Cavendish_Baxijiao_AAA, whole genome shotgun sequence genome contains:
- the LOC103999766 gene encoding exocyst complex component EXO70A1, which codes for MDGSGGGAAAEGDLEAAEKLIMRWDSTASSAADERMIFDGADRSDAERYLRAVDELRRSIKDPVIVGSPRRSSSSSSHSSSENAIQIAMARLEDEFRNLLLTRANEVEVDALVDLSSLSLNSSASMDGYGDLSDAEGGGGGDGGGEGEAFSSDSVGASSSIRRSSIRSTRSIREIDLLPADAVDDLRSIAERMIAAGYGRECVQVYAGARKAAVDVCFRNLGVEKLSIGEVQRLEWDALEAKIRRWIRAARVCVRIIFASERRLCEHIFEGLGIADDAPFIETVKGASIQLFGFAEAISIGRRSPEKLFKILDLHDTISDLLPDIAVVFLSKSAESIYTQATEILSRLAEAVRGILSEFENAVFRDPPKTPVPGGTIHPLTRYVMNYISLISDYKPTLIELIVTRPSASSRFSGDDLAAAGAAVPELDFPVSENQTPLAAHLIWIIVVLEHNLENKANLYKDNALSHLFLMNNVHYIVHKVKDSPELREMIGDDYLRKLTGKFRLSATSYQRATWMRILHCLRDEGIHVSGSFSSGVSKSTLRERFKAFNAAFDEAHKTQATWYVPDTQLREELRISISEKLLPAYRSFLGRFRLHIENGRHPEMYIKYSVEDLEISLSDFFEGCAPSLHNRRRSH